TTGAAGTCCTACTTGACGACCTCGGTCaaggtgggtgggtgggacGTGACTTACACTCGGGCGAAAGCGGGCAGAGGTGCGGACGTGGAAATCTTTCAGTCAGAGACTGGCCAAGCGACTCTCAATCTCCACGCCAAGAACCGGTGCCCCGGGACAAAACGAGACGTCATTTCTGCTGAGCTCTAGAGCATGAGCTAAATGGCACTCTATTACACACAGGATGACTTGCCTACACATGTCTTACCCCGGCTTTGCTGGATGGAGTGACAGGGTCGGGATCCATGATCGGGAAGAACCGCATTAGCACCTGGCTATCCCGAGCAACATCCTCGGGATAATCCATGGCGGACTGCCTTTCCCAGACCTCCAGTGGGGTATGAATGACATTCTTTGACCCCAATTGCCAATGAACAGCTCGTCGATAGACCGGGGTGCCGGGAAAAGGACGTCTTAAAGATCGGGAAGTCGGGACTTGTAGATTGTCGGGGACGCACTTTGACGCATTTAGCCCAGACAGACTGAATCCACTGGAACCCGACGATGGAACGGTTGGAGAGCCGTTGTACAACAAACAGTTGGGGCGGATGGCCAATCAGATCTCGATGTGGCCCAAATGGCTGACAGGCAAGACATTGCAACGGCGTTTGTTTTGTCCAGGGCCGAGGTCTTCGACCTGAAGCAAACGAAAGAGTCAGAGGTTAGAATAATAAGGCCGGACTCGGAGGGCTGGGGGCACGAAAATGGAAAAGTGACCCAATCAGAAGTGACAAGGGCAGAAACGTGTGTCTGAATTTGGACCTTGGTGGGCAGCATTTTTATTGCTCAGATTGTTGAGGAGCGGTGGCCCTCACTCACCAAGACAACAGGATGCAGCTTGTCCAGCTTATTTTTTCTTCTGTCGTGGATGAGGCTGTGCTAAGGCAGTACGTCAAAACGAAgctgtcctgtcctgtctTTGGCCTGTTTAGAGCTTAACCTCCATGTAGTGCTCTAACAGGGCAGATGCCCCGCCTCACTGTGAGAATGAAAGAGCGATTGGGTGACGACGTCCCGGGATACCCGCCAAAAGGTTGGAAGGGGCGAGGCGCGCCGGGGCACCTACCTAAGTTAAGTAACATTTATGAGACCTAACCGCAggtacttacctacctacctctcACCTCAGGTGGGGTTGGGCGAGGGAAAGGACCCCTCCAAAACACCTGCTCCCACCGTGTGTTGTCTGGTCTcgtcttcccccctcctcgtctgTCACCATTACCTTTCTTCCAACATTTCAACCTCATTTTCCACACGCATACGATTGCTGAGGAACCCTCCCTTGATTCTTTGAACCAAACCTCTACCAGTAAGTTGTCTTCAGAATTCGTTTCCAACCCACTTGTGCAATTGGCAACGGGTCTCCGAACAGCTGGGAGCTCTGGAAGCTTGCGAGGGAATCACCCCACCATACCATCCCACCCTGAGGCAATTCTTTCTGTCCGGTCAAGGAGCGAGTCCTCGCAAGCTTAGCAATTTCACCCAATCGGTCCTATCACATTGTTGACTCACCCACTTGTCCCTCCTGTTGCTTTCTGCCAATATAAagtctttctctcccccccacGACCCATCACTGACaacttcttcccctccccccgttAGGAACAATCCATCATACAACGAGACACAATGGCCATCACCAAGATTCACGCTCGCTACGTCTACGACTCCCGTGGCAACCCCACCGTCGAGGTTGACGTTGTCACCGAGACCGGTCTTCACCGCGCCATCGTCCCCTCCGGTGCCTCCACTGGTACGTCTTCCCCGCCCGTCGTGGTCGTCTACGTTGTCGTCCTGAACACATTACGAGATGGGAAGTGAAGAAAGGCTGATGATATCTAATGAACAGGCCAGCACGAGGCTTGCGAGCTCCGCGATGGCGACAAGTCCAAGTGGGGCGGCAAGGGTGTCACCAAGGCTGTCGAGAACGTCAACTCCGTCATTGCCCCTGCCCTGATCAAGGAGAACCTTGATGTCAAGGACCAGACCAAGATCGACAAGTTTCTCATCGACCTCGATGGCACCTCCAACAAGACCAAGCTTGGAGCCAACGCCATTCTGGGCGTCAGTTTGGCTGTTGCCAAGGCTGGTGCTGCCGAGAAGGTTAGCCCCCACTTGTCACATTGTTAGAGCTTCCCCCAGCTGACGGCTCGTAGGGCGTTCCCCTGTACGCTCACGTTTCCGACCTGGCCGGAACCAAGAAGCCCTACGTCCTTCCCGTTCCCTTCATGAACGTCCTCAACGGAGGGTAAGCATATCTCTAGCCGGTTCGAAACAGCATGTACTGACAAGGCCATATAGTTCCCACGCTGGTGGCCGCCTCGCCTTCCAGGAGTTCATGATCGTTCCTTCGTAAGCTCACACTGCCTTGAGATGTGTCACCAACTGGTGTGTTTGAATCGACTGACGCTTGTTGTCTAGTGCCGCTCCTTCTTTCACCGAGGCCCTCCGCCAGGGTGCTGAGGTCTACCAGGCTCTGAAGGgtctggccaagaagaggtACGGCCAGTCCGCCGGCAACGTCGGTGACGAGGGTGGTGTCGCCCCCGATATCCAGActgccgaggaggccctcgagctcATCACCGACGCCATTGAGCAGGCCGGCTACACGGGCAAGATGAACATCGCCATGGACGTTGCCTCCAGCGAGTTCTACAAggaggacgtcaagaagTACGACCTCGACTTCAAGAACCCCGACAGTGACCCCGCCAAGTGGATCACGTACGAGCAGCTCGCTCAGCAGTACGCGGACCTCAGCAAGAAGTACCCCATTGTCT
The DNA window shown above is from Colletotrichum destructivum chromosome 2, complete sequence and carries:
- a CDS encoding Putative enolase, which translates into the protein MAITKIHARYVYDSRGNPTVEVDVVTETGLHRAIVPSGASTGQHEACELRDGDKSKWGGKGVTKAVENVNSVIAPALIKENLDVKDQTKIDKFLIDLDGTSNKTKLGANAILGVSLAVAKAGAAEKGVPLYAHVSDLAGTKKPYVLPVPFMNVLNGGSHAGGRLAFQEFMIVPSAAPSFTEALRQGAEVYQALKGLAKKRYGQSAGNVGDEGGVAPDIQTAEEALELITDAIEQAGYTGKMNIAMDVASSEFYKEDVKKYDLDFKNPDSDPAKWITYEQLAQQYADLSKKYPIVSIEDPFAEDDWEAWSYFYKTQDIQIVADDLTVTNPLRIKKAIELKAANALLLKVNQIGTLTESIQAAKDSYADGWGVMVSHRSGETEDVTISDIVVGIRAGQIKTGAPARSERLAKLNQILRIEEELGENAIYAGANFRKSVNL